One window from the genome of Novipirellula caenicola encodes:
- a CDS encoding 4Fe-4S binding protein, with the protein MKPLRNYLLAAALATLATVLITTAMTGHAFYRDLFRDRFSLAITVGTVLLTAAVLALLTTLDRGRSTAVIRLDWFLPALRRVTAGNSPSHTFPGRLLRRWIPARFQSDRLKKKRGWIRKSLRKLGVSWLATPVRRVVQSVCLVTFVLLFFYVCWPYSARPLPPGGVSHGWSLQSVDQQSGEFVLTQETSHSASPSDWEIKSGAKLFVVDDRVAAQATAAESITAIGPFVVTGREGKQIRLTPRETATPAMLDAFLSGSGAFQLAQRDPQAWPSHYADNLSSKEFIPAESFLLIDPLVSLSTAVASRSWIASLVSAAAILIVCILIPRGFCGYLCPLGTTIDLFDWAIARRTTRFNVPDDGWWVHIKYYLLAGTLIAAVFGVLVSGFVSAIPVITRAMLFIGDPLHSGVTRGWHLVPSIGVGHFVSIGLFIAVLSLGFLRPRFWCKYVCPSGAVFSLGNLFRVTERKVESSCIHCNKCVEICPFDAIKPDFTTRTSDCTMCQSCGGVCPTHAIKFVERWNVVELKVDNDPPTNETPLGRRGFLSLAAGSTAAAVGGIGLASVTKAWGANLDDPNSPRLVRPPGSVPEQSFLEMCIRCGECFKACPNNVLQPEGFQQGLEGLWTPMVVADWAGCESSCNACGHVCPTGAIRPLVIEEKKAARMGLAIVDESTCLPFAGTGACDLCVQECDAAGYHAIEFTQVGTELDEAGQPVEGTGYLAPVVLDDKCVGCGLCQTRCYAINVKAEGLLSRSAIIIEAGEGKEDRLHEGSYIALREQPQRRPPVPTDNEVVPPAEPIQPKEVDSGGESADDPFGVQSDEADADPFGLSD; encoded by the coding sequence ATGAAACCGTTGCGAAACTACCTGCTCGCCGCTGCCTTGGCGACGCTTGCCACTGTGTTAATCACCACCGCGATGACGGGACACGCATTTTACCGTGACCTGTTTCGCGATCGATTCTCGTTGGCGATCACGGTTGGGACGGTGTTGTTGACGGCCGCGGTGTTGGCGTTATTGACGACGCTGGATCGAGGCCGATCCACCGCAGTGATTCGGTTGGATTGGTTCCTGCCTGCACTTCGCCGAGTGACTGCAGGAAATTCTCCATCGCATACGTTCCCTGGACGGCTGCTGCGACGCTGGATTCCCGCTCGCTTTCAATCGGATCGTCTCAAAAAGAAGCGGGGTTGGATTCGAAAGTCTTTGCGAAAGCTTGGCGTGTCGTGGTTGGCGACGCCGGTGCGACGCGTGGTGCAGTCAGTCTGTTTGGTCACGTTTGTCTTGCTGTTTTTCTACGTGTGCTGGCCATACAGTGCCCGTCCTCTGCCGCCTGGCGGCGTGTCGCACGGTTGGTCACTGCAATCCGTTGATCAACAAAGTGGCGAGTTTGTCTTAACCCAGGAAACTTCCCATTCGGCTTCGCCATCTGACTGGGAAATCAAATCCGGCGCGAAGCTTTTTGTCGTTGACGACCGCGTCGCGGCCCAGGCGACTGCGGCTGAGTCGATCACTGCGATTGGACCGTTCGTGGTAACAGGTCGCGAGGGAAAGCAGATTCGCTTGACGCCGCGGGAAACAGCCACTCCGGCGATGTTGGATGCGTTTTTAAGTGGTTCGGGGGCTTTCCAGTTGGCCCAGCGTGATCCACAAGCATGGCCTTCGCATTATGCCGACAACCTTTCGTCTAAAGAATTCATTCCGGCCGAGAGTTTCCTGCTGATCGACCCGTTGGTCAGTTTGTCCACAGCCGTCGCTTCACGCAGTTGGATCGCGTCGCTGGTTTCGGCGGCGGCGATCTTGATCGTTTGCATTTTGATTCCTCGCGGGTTTTGCGGGTATTTATGCCCTCTGGGGACCACCATTGATCTGTTCGATTGGGCGATCGCCCGGCGGACGACGCGATTCAATGTCCCTGACGATGGATGGTGGGTTCACATCAAGTATTACTTGTTGGCAGGCACTTTGATCGCCGCGGTGTTCGGTGTGTTGGTATCGGGGTTTGTTTCTGCGATTCCCGTGATCACTCGAGCGATGTTGTTTATCGGTGATCCGCTGCACAGCGGCGTGACTCGCGGTTGGCATCTTGTGCCCAGCATCGGAGTGGGCCATTTCGTTTCGATCGGGCTGTTTATCGCCGTGTTGTCGCTGGGGTTTTTGCGTCCTCGGTTTTGGTGCAAGTACGTTTGTCCAAGTGGTGCGGTGTTTTCGCTTGGCAATCTGTTTCGTGTGACCGAGCGTAAAGTCGAATCGTCCTGTATCCATTGCAACAAGTGTGTCGAGATTTGTCCGTTTGACGCGATCAAGCCCGACTTCACCACGCGCACCTCGGACTGCACGATGTGCCAATCGTGTGGCGGTGTTTGCCCCACTCACGCGATCAAATTCGTCGAACGCTGGAACGTCGTCGAGCTCAAAGTGGACAATGATCCGCCGACAAACGAAACCCCGCTCGGTCGTCGCGGTTTCCTGTCACTTGCCGCCGGCAGCACGGCGGCTGCGGTTGGCGGAATCGGGCTGGCCAGTGTGACCAAGGCGTGGGGAGCGAATTTAGATGATCCCAATTCGCCACGACTGGTGCGACCTCCGGGAAGTGTCCCCGAGCAATCGTTTTTGGAAATGTGCATCCGCTGTGGCGAATGTTTCAAAGCGTGCCCGAACAACGTGCTGCAACCCGAGGGATTCCAGCAGGGATTAGAAGGACTGTGGACGCCGATGGTGGTGGCCGATTGGGCAGGCTGTGAATCGAGCTGCAACGCATGCGGGCACGTTTGTCCGACGGGTGCGATCCGGCCGCTGGTGATCGAAGAGAAGAAGGCCGCACGGATGGGGTTGGCGATCGTCGACGAATCGACCTGCCTGCCCTTTGCCGGCACCGGAGCATGCGATTTGTGTGTGCAAGAATGTGACGCGGCGGGCTACCACGCGATTGAATTTACCCAGGTCGGAACCGAGCTGGACGAAGCCGGCCAACCGGTCGAAGGCACTGGCTATCTAGCGCCCGTGGTCCTGGATGACAAGTGCGTCGGCTGTGGTTTGTGTCAAACGCGATGTTACGCCATCAACGTCAAAGCCGAAGGACTGCTGTCTCGCTCGGCCATCATCATCGAAGCCGGTGAGGGCAAAGAGGATCGGTTGCACGAAGGTTCGTACATTGCGCTGCGTGAGCAACCGCAACGTCGACCCCCTGTCCCAACCGATAACGAAGTCGTGCCACCGGCGGAACCAATACAACCCAAGGAGGTGGATTCAGGAGGCGAGTCGGCCGACGACCCGTTCGGAGTTCAATCGGACGAAGCGGACGCCGATCCCTTTGGATTGTCCGATTGA
- a CDS encoding MchE protein, whose translation MNPLKSRLNAFVGPTVIIIAVAVIWFYQDEWFGSGDVVDTSAATQSNASAEKQTVLEISAQARKNLGLVSKPARPQTYWRSVTIPGVVADRPGVSDRGVTSPAVGIVTAIHAFPGDTMRPGDSLFTLRLFSEYLQNTQTQLFKANQETSIIQAEMERLAGAASVGAVSQGKMIELRANLTRQRAIIQSSRQDLLTRGLLPDQIDQVQQQGEFVSTIKVTAPPLMNQQSLWDDRDNAVRQASLVTDSVTANDMAYEVQELNVEMGQQVQAGQLLAKLSNHQSLYVIGHAFKREASFLEQAAAANRAVQIEFAEDNAADWPVVEQTFVIRHLSNTIDPDSRTFDFFMPLSNQSHAYEKSGNMFLVWRYRPGQRARIRVPVEQFENVFVLPAEAVVREGPEAYVFRQNGDLFKQLPVHVLHEDRLAIVIANDGSISPGSYLAQSSAASLNRVLKSQSTSGKAPGVHVHADGTVHAAH comes from the coding sequence ATGAACCCCTTGAAATCACGTTTAAACGCCTTCGTCGGCCCCACAGTGATCATCATTGCCGTTGCGGTAATCTGGTTTTATCAAGACGAATGGTTTGGCAGCGGCGACGTGGTCGACACGTCTGCGGCAACCCAATCAAATGCGTCCGCTGAGAAGCAAACGGTGCTAGAGATCAGTGCCCAAGCGAGGAAGAACCTCGGGTTGGTGTCCAAGCCTGCGCGGCCACAAACGTACTGGCGATCGGTCACGATTCCTGGGGTGGTTGCCGATCGCCCCGGCGTCTCGGACCGTGGCGTCACGTCGCCCGCGGTCGGGATTGTGACCGCGATCCATGCGTTCCCCGGTGACACCATGCGTCCAGGCGATTCGCTGTTCACCTTGCGACTGTTTAGCGAGTACCTGCAGAACACGCAGACGCAATTGTTCAAGGCGAATCAAGAAACGAGCATCATTCAAGCCGAGATGGAACGATTGGCCGGAGCCGCCTCGGTCGGAGCAGTTTCGCAAGGCAAGATGATCGAGTTGCGAGCCAATTTGACTCGTCAACGCGCGATCATTCAATCCTCGCGGCAAGATCTGTTGACGCGTGGATTGCTTCCCGATCAGATCGACCAAGTGCAACAGCAAGGTGAGTTCGTTTCGACAATCAAAGTCACGGCGCCTCCGTTGATGAACCAACAATCGCTGTGGGATGACCGTGATAACGCGGTTCGTCAAGCGAGCTTGGTTACCGATTCGGTTACGGCCAACGACATGGCTTATGAAGTTCAAGAGCTGAATGTCGAGATGGGGCAACAGGTTCAAGCGGGCCAACTGCTAGCCAAACTCTCCAACCATCAATCGTTGTATGTGATTGGTCACGCATTCAAACGTGAGGCATCGTTTTTAGAGCAGGCGGCAGCGGCCAATCGCGCGGTCCAGATCGAATTTGCTGAAGACAACGCGGCGGATTGGCCTGTGGTCGAGCAAACGTTCGTGATTCGACATCTCTCCAATACGATCGACCCTGATAGCCGCACGTTCGACTTCTTCATGCCGCTCTCGAATCAGTCGCATGCCTACGAGAAATCGGGGAATATGTTTCTGGTGTGGCGGTATCGACCAGGCCAACGAGCAAGGATACGTGTTCCCGTCGAGCAATTTGAAAACGTCTTCGTCTTGCCAGCCGAAGCGGTGGTACGAGAAGGACCCGAGGCGTACGTGTTTCGCCAAAACGGCGACCTCTTCAAACAGTTGCCGGTTCATGTGCTGCACGAAGATCGCCTTGCCATCGTGATCGCCAATGATGGCAGCATTTCACCTGGAAGCTATTTAGCGCAGAGTTCTGCCGCCTCGCTTAATCGGGTGCTCAAGTCACAGTCGACCAGCGGAAAAGCACCCGGAGTGCATGTGCATGCTGACGGCACCGTGCACGCGGCACATTGA
- a CDS encoding non-reducing end alpha-L-arabinofuranosidase family hydrolase has translation MTHLSTRITKAAMGIKLALAVCSLFAYLGGAADGIAQELNSFSTSQTPLAPTAPSENDPLRSGDFRWRVSSPLIAVDPARLPESPQHPWLALKDPSIVRHQGRWHLFCTLRKAKQGDGRIRIGYASFVDWADASDADWSVLDLTLGYHGAPQIFYFEPHQKWYLIYQASDETRNLKYGPCYSTNDDISKPDRWTRPEPLYVVKEGAKAGLDFWLICDEQKAHLFFTTLNGQMWRAETAKQDFPNRGWSDPKIVLKADIFEASHTYKLKGQNRFLTIVEAQAGKRRYFKAFTADALDGQWTPLAASRDQPFVSPKNVVNQNESWATSYSHGELIRDGSSETMEIDPAELRLLFQGASDAEYQSGNYGQIPWRLGLLELQGSAK, from the coding sequence ATGACACATTTGTCGACTCGGATCACGAAGGCTGCGATGGGAATCAAACTTGCGTTGGCGGTATGCTCGCTGTTCGCTTACCTTGGGGGCGCGGCGGACGGGATAGCCCAAGAGCTGAATTCTTTCTCAACTTCCCAAACGCCGCTCGCACCTACGGCACCGTCTGAAAACGACCCGCTTCGAAGCGGCGATTTTCGCTGGCGTGTTAGCTCACCGCTGATTGCGGTGGATCCCGCACGGCTTCCCGAGTCGCCCCAACATCCTTGGCTGGCCCTGAAAGATCCTTCGATCGTGCGGCATCAAGGACGTTGGCATCTGTTTTGTACCTTGAGAAAAGCGAAGCAAGGCGACGGTCGTATTCGAATCGGGTATGCATCGTTTGTCGATTGGGCGGATGCGAGTGATGCCGATTGGAGTGTGCTGGATTTGACGTTGGGGTACCACGGAGCGCCTCAAATCTTCTACTTCGAGCCGCACCAGAAATGGTACTTGATCTACCAAGCCAGCGATGAGACTCGCAATTTGAAATACGGTCCGTGTTACTCGACCAATGATGATATTTCAAAACCCGACCGCTGGACTCGCCCCGAGCCGCTGTATGTTGTCAAAGAAGGCGCCAAGGCGGGGCTTGATTTTTGGCTGATCTGTGACGAGCAAAAGGCACATCTGTTCTTCACCACGTTGAACGGCCAAATGTGGCGAGCGGAAACGGCAAAGCAAGATTTTCCTAACCGCGGTTGGTCCGATCCCAAAATCGTGCTGAAGGCCGATATCTTCGAAGCTAGTCACACCTACAAATTGAAAGGCCAGAACCGGTTTTTAACCATCGTCGAGGCCCAGGCTGGCAAACGGCGCTACTTCAAAGCGTTCACCGCGGATGCGCTGGATGGACAGTGGACGCCATTGGCGGCAAGTCGCGATCAACCGTTCGTCTCGCCCAAAAATGTCGTCAACCAAAACGAGTCATGGGCGACGTCCTACAGTCACGGCGAATTGATCCGCGATGGATCGAGTGAAACGATGGAGATTGATCCCGCCGAACTTCGTTTGTTGTTCCAAGGTGCCAGCGATGCCGAGTATCAAAGTGGGAACTATGGACAGATTCCGTGGCGATTGGGGCTTCTGGAATTGCAAGGTTCCGCAAAATGA
- a CDS encoding efflux RND transporter permease subunit — protein MLDSIIKFSLRYRMLVIVMSLAVLVYGSYLATQMSIDVFPDLDRPRVVIITEAPGLATEEVETLVTQPIEIALLGANGVQAVRSQSTAGLNVIYIEFDWSTEIRAARQTVQERLATLEGILPAGIRPQMTPPSSIMGQIVVAGIYRQDGPDGGRLAQLGNTEMMAEVLERIDGKPQIQIWEPGDRHDLSTWKKIEPTKIQWHDEPGLGPATSSVSVGFATIEINGKTLEANFYSEAKQQLELRTVADWIVRPRLLKVTGVAEVFMLGGDRKQYQILIDPTLLLEYDVTVQDVERALRASNINTSGGFAITGETERPIRVLGRLGPQSRVVIEDLKKVPVGNHPKRSVLLEQVARVTEGPQIKRGDGSVDGRPGIVFTTVKQPHIDTRKLTDDVAQAFAEVEASLPADIVVNSELFRLKNFIDRGIFNVAEALVIGAVLVIVVLFLFLLNFRTTFITLTAIPLSLVLTTLVFRVIGMLSGSELSINVMTLGGIAVAMGELVDDAIVDVENIFRRLKQNNALPSERQKPSIVVVFEASKEIRSSIVFGTAVVILSFMPLFALSGVEGRLFTPLGFAYIVSILASFVVSMTVTPVLSYYLLPRSGATHREGDGFLLRGLKHLVTPLIRLSMAMPGTLLILTWMGVGLAAWQMSQMGKNFLPPFDEGSIQVNVTLPPGSSLDASNQVSKSIDSVFQSLQKNSENPDGEILHFVRRTGRAEMDEHASPVNLGEYILSMNPDSPSERDEIIARLRAKISDEVPGVDIEVEQPLAHLISHMISGVYAQIAIKIHGDDLDTLQHLAEQVERTIKDVPGITPPIVEPIQETAELHIELRADDLALYGLTRQYVADVLQTALQGEVVSQVLEGQRRFDLLVRLEEEYRTDYANLDRLRIDLPHVDGDAERGQIELHEVANVGEGTGPNSVNRENARRRIVIRCNTEGRDLAGAVGEIKQRVSAQVQLPVGYFIEYGGQFESQQRATQMIIVLAAISVVGMFVVLLILFPSVRIVLQILNALPTAFIGGVLALVITQQSLTVASLVGFISLGGIAVRNGILLVTHYFHLIKEEGEVFSQAMIIRGSLERLAPVLMTALTAGIGLIPLVLGGQEPGREILYPVATVILGGLTTSTFCEFLIHPGLFWKFSGKDAIAIENRRSSLDAF, from the coding sequence ATGTTAGATTCAATTATCAAATTTTCGCTCCGCTACCGAATGCTGGTCATTGTGATGAGTTTGGCAGTGTTGGTGTATGGTTCGTACCTCGCCACGCAAATGTCGATTGACGTCTTTCCTGACCTCGACCGACCTCGCGTGGTCATCATCACCGAAGCACCCGGCTTGGCGACCGAAGAAGTCGAAACGCTGGTGACCCAGCCTATTGAAATCGCGTTGTTGGGGGCCAACGGAGTGCAGGCGGTCCGCAGCCAGTCAACCGCGGGGCTGAACGTCATCTATATCGAGTTCGATTGGTCGACCGAAATTCGCGCGGCCCGGCAAACGGTTCAAGAGCGATTGGCCACACTCGAAGGCATTTTGCCCGCGGGCATCCGGCCTCAAATGACGCCGCCCTCGTCGATCATGGGGCAAATCGTAGTCGCCGGTATCTATCGTCAAGATGGACCCGATGGCGGACGACTTGCTCAACTTGGCAACACCGAAATGATGGCCGAAGTCCTTGAACGAATTGATGGCAAACCGCAGATCCAAATTTGGGAACCCGGCGACCGCCACGATCTTTCGACCTGGAAAAAGATTGAACCAACAAAAATTCAGTGGCATGATGAGCCTGGTCTCGGACCTGCCACGTCATCGGTCTCCGTGGGATTCGCCACCATCGAAATCAACGGCAAGACGTTGGAAGCAAACTTCTACAGCGAAGCCAAGCAGCAGTTAGAACTTCGCACCGTCGCGGACTGGATTGTCCGACCGCGGTTATTAAAAGTCACCGGAGTGGCCGAGGTGTTCATGCTCGGCGGCGACCGGAAACAGTACCAAATCCTGATCGATCCTACATTGCTACTCGAATACGACGTCACCGTTCAAGATGTCGAACGGGCACTGCGAGCCAGCAATATCAATACCAGCGGTGGGTTTGCCATAACCGGGGAAACCGAGCGTCCCATTCGTGTGCTCGGACGATTGGGACCCCAGTCGCGAGTGGTCATCGAAGACTTGAAGAAAGTGCCGGTGGGGAATCATCCCAAACGCTCGGTCTTGCTCGAACAGGTCGCGCGCGTCACCGAAGGGCCTCAAATCAAGCGTGGCGATGGCAGCGTGGATGGTCGACCGGGAATTGTCTTTACGACGGTCAAGCAACCGCACATCGATACACGAAAACTGACCGACGATGTCGCGCAGGCGTTCGCGGAAGTCGAAGCGTCGTTGCCTGCGGACATCGTCGTCAATAGCGAACTGTTTCGACTCAAAAACTTCATCGATCGAGGTATCTTCAACGTCGCCGAAGCGCTGGTGATTGGCGCCGTATTGGTCATTGTCGTGCTGTTTTTGTTTTTGCTGAATTTTCGTACAACCTTTATTACACTGACCGCGATTCCCTTGTCGTTGGTGCTGACGACGCTCGTGTTTCGCGTGATCGGGATGCTCAGCGGCAGCGAGTTGTCGATCAACGTGATGACGCTTGGTGGCATTGCCGTTGCCATGGGCGAATTAGTCGACGACGCAATCGTCGACGTCGAAAATATCTTTCGCCGATTGAAACAGAACAATGCGCTGCCGAGCGAACGACAGAAGCCATCCATCGTTGTTGTCTTCGAGGCGAGCAAAGAGATTCGTAGCTCGATCGTGTTCGGCACCGCGGTCGTGATTCTGTCGTTTATGCCGCTGTTTGCACTCTCGGGTGTCGAAGGCCGCTTGTTCACACCACTGGGGTTTGCCTATATCGTTTCGATTCTGGCTTCATTCGTGGTGTCGATGACAGTCACGCCCGTGCTGTCGTATTACCTGTTGCCCAGGTCGGGGGCGACTCACCGCGAAGGTGATGGTTTCCTGCTTCGTGGTTTGAAACATCTGGTCACGCCGCTGATTCGACTGAGCATGGCGATGCCCGGCACCCTGTTGATCTTGACCTGGATGGGGGTGGGGCTCGCTGCTTGGCAGATGTCACAGATGGGTAAGAACTTCTTGCCTCCGTTTGACGAAGGAAGCATTCAAGTCAACGTCACTCTGCCGCCTGGTTCCTCACTCGACGCTTCCAATCAAGTGTCCAAGTCGATCGATTCCGTTTTTCAATCGTTGCAGAAAAACAGTGAGAATCCTGATGGCGAGATTTTGCACTTTGTTCGCCGTACGGGGCGAGCCGAGATGGACGAGCATGCTTCGCCCGTCAATTTAGGAGAATATATACTCAGTATGAACCCCGATTCGCCAAGCGAGCGTGATGAGATCATCGCTCGACTGCGAGCAAAGATCAGCGACGAGGTTCCGGGCGTGGATATCGAAGTTGAACAACCGCTCGCTCATCTGATCAGTCACATGATTTCAGGCGTGTATGCTCAAATTGCGATCAAAATTCACGGTGATGATCTCGACACATTGCAGCATTTGGCGGAACAGGTAGAGCGGACGATCAAAGACGTTCCCGGCATTACGCCGCCCATCGTTGAACCGATTCAAGAAACCGCGGAACTGCATATCGAATTGCGGGCGGACGATTTGGCGCTGTACGGATTGACGCGGCAATACGTGGCTGACGTTTTGCAGACAGCACTCCAAGGCGAAGTGGTTTCGCAGGTCTTAGAGGGACAACGAAGATTCGATTTGCTGGTGCGGCTGGAAGAGGAGTATCGGACGGACTATGCCAACTTGGATCGCCTTCGAATCGACTTGCCCCATGTCGATGGCGATGCCGAACGCGGTCAAATTGAATTGCATGAAGTCGCCAATGTCGGTGAGGGGACGGGGCCGAACTCGGTAAACCGCGAGAACGCTCGACGCCGAATTGTGATTCGCTGTAACACCGAAGGACGCGATTTGGCCGGCGCGGTAGGCGAGATAAAACAGCGTGTGTCCGCTCAGGTTCAATTGCCAGTCGGCTATTTCATCGAATACGGCGGCCAATTTGAAAGCCAACAGCGGGCGACTCAGATGATCATCGTGTTGGCCGCGATCTCGGTCGTCGGAATGTTTGTCGTGTTGTTGATCCTGTTTCCCTCGGTGCGAATCGTTTTGCAGATATTGAACGCGTTGCCGACCGCATTTATCGGCGGAGTGCTGGCACTTGTGATCACCCAGCAAAGTCTGACGGTCGCGAGTCTGGTCGGATTCATTTCGCTCGGCGGGATCGCGGTCCGCAACGGTATTCTGCTGGTCACGCATTACTTTCACTTGATCAAAGAAGAGGGCGAAGTGTTCAGCCAAGCGATGATCATTCGTGGCAGTCTAGAGCGGCTTGCCCCTGTTTTAATGACCGCACTGACTGCGGGGATCGGGCTGATTCCGCTCGTACTGGGCGGGCAAGAACCAGGCCGCGAAATCCTGTACCCGGTCGCAACAGTGATCCTCGGCGGATTGACCACGTCGACGTTTTGTGAGTTCTTGATTCACCCCGGATTGTTTTGGAAATTCAGTGGCAAAGACGCCATTGCGATTGAAAATCGACGATCGTCGCTTGACGCATTCTGA
- a CDS encoding four helix bundle protein has product MNDSELKKRTKQLALRVMKLVGALPKDAVGRPIGSQLIRSATSVGANDRAACRGRSRAEFVSKLSIVIEEADECCYWLERIMEGDLLLKEKVEALLDEANQITAIMVASRKTAKGE; this is encoded by the coding sequence ATGAATGATTCGGAATTGAAGAAGAGGACAAAGCAGCTTGCTCTGAGGGTGATGAAGCTCGTCGGTGCTTTGCCGAAAGATGCAGTCGGGCGTCCCATCGGCAGTCAATTGATCCGGAGTGCGACATCCGTTGGGGCGAACGATCGAGCCGCGTGTCGCGGGCGTTCGAGAGCTGAGTTCGTCTCAAAGCTTAGCATCGTCATCGAGGAAGCAGACGAATGTTGCTACTGGCTCGAACGCATTATGGAAGGCGACCTTTTACTAAAGGAGAAAGTCGAAGCACTACTCGACGAAGCGAATCAAATCACGGCAATCATGGTCGCATCCCGAAAAACAGCCAAAGGTGAATGA
- a CDS encoding cation transporter: MSDCGCELEADGESQRKTLRMVLAINAAMFVAEIVAGLLASSTGLIADSLDMLADANVYAISLYAVGRSSSIRHKAATASGVLQVVLGISVLIEVVRRFIGGGEPIGAAMMGMGFVALIANAICLKLISRHKHGDINFRASYIFSANDVIANIGVIVSGLLVLLLGSQIPDLIIGIVIAAVVTRGGWQILTESKAASKTK, from the coding sequence ATGAGCGACTGTGGATGCGAATTGGAAGCTGACGGCGAGTCGCAGCGAAAGACGCTGCGAATGGTGCTGGCGATCAATGCGGCGATGTTTGTCGCCGAGATCGTCGCTGGGTTGCTGGCCAGTTCGACGGGATTGATCGCCGATTCACTCGACATGTTGGCTGACGCCAACGTCTACGCGATTAGTCTGTACGCGGTCGGGCGGTCGTCATCGATCCGGCACAAGGCCGCGACCGCCAGCGGCGTGTTGCAAGTCGTCTTGGGTATCAGCGTATTAATCGAAGTGGTCCGTCGATTTATCGGCGGTGGTGAACCGATTGGTGCCGCGATGATGGGGATGGGGTTCGTTGCGTTGATCGCTAACGCGATTTGTCTAAAACTCATCTCGCGGCATAAACACGGCGACATCAACTTTCGAGCGTCCTACATTTTTTCGGCCAATGACGTCATCGCCAACATTGGCGTCATCGTCTCTGGCTTGCTGGTTCTGCTACTCGGTTCGCAAATCCCCGACCTGATCATCGGCATCGTCATCGCCGCGGTCGTCACCCGCGGCGGATGGCAGATACTAACAGAATCAAAGGCAGCGTCGAAAACAAAGTAA